The following are encoded in a window of Catharus ustulatus isolate bCatUst1 chromosome 12, bCatUst1.pri.v2, whole genome shotgun sequence genomic DNA:
- the LEO1 gene encoding RNA polymerase-associated protein LEO1 isoform X2, giving the protein MADMADLFGSDADSEPEHKDSDSGSDSDSENAGSGSNASGSDSDQDDDREAVKPSNKELFGDDSEDEGASHHSGSDNHSERSYQRSEASGHSEHEDNEQSDGDQHSASEAAHDDDEDDREHGSEEGSHHSEGDGSEKAHSEDEKWGKEDKSDQSDDEERQQNSDDEERQQNSDDEEKVQNSDEDERPQVSDDEERLQNSDEEKMQNSDDEERPQASDEEKMQNSDDEERAQHSDEEEQEHKSESARGSDSEDEVLRMKRKKPIASDSEAESDTEGQKEHADVMDLFGGADDISSGSDGEDKPPTPGQPIDENGLSQEQQEEEPIPETRIEVEIPKVNTDLGNDLYFVKLPNFLSVEPRPFDPQYYEDEFEDEEMLDEEGRTRLKLKVENTIRWRMRRDEEGNEIRESNARIVKWSDGSMSLHLGNEVFDVYKAPLQGDHNHLFIRQGTGLQGQAVFKTKLTFRPHSTDSATHRKMTLSLADRCSKTQKIRILPMAGRDPESQRTEMIKKEEERLRASIRRESQQRRMREKQHQRGLSASYLEPDRYDEEDEGDDAISLAAIKNRYKGGIREERARIYSSDSDEGSDEDKTQRLLKAKKLNSDEEGEPSGKRKADDDDKASKKPKKYVISDEEEEDDD; this is encoded by the exons ATGGCCGACATGGCGGATCTGTTCGGCAGCGACGCGGACTCGGAGCCCGAGCACAAAG ATTCCGATTCTGGCTCGGATTCAGATTCTGAGAACGCCGGCTCCGGGAGCAATGCTTCTGGCAGCGACAGTGACCAGGATGATGACAGGGAGGCAGTAAAGCCCAGTAACAAGGAGCTATTTGGAGATGACAGCGAGGATGAGGGGGCATCCCATCACTCAGGGAGTGACAACCACTCTGAGAGATCCTACCAGCGCTCTGAGGCCTCGGGGCACTCGGAGCACGAGGACAACGAGCAGTCGGACGGGGACCAGCACAGCGCTTCCGAGGCCGCGCACGACGACGACGAGGACGACCGTGAGCACGGCTCGGAGGAAGGCAGCCACCATTCAGAGGGAGATGGCTCTGAGAAAGCGCACTCAGAGGATGAGAAGTGGGGCAAGGAGGACAAAAGTGATCAGTCAGATGAtgaggagaggcagcagaacTCTGATGATGAGGAGAGACAGCAGAACTCTGATGATGAGGAGAAAGTGCAGAACTCGGATGAAGATGAAAGGCCACAGGTGTCTGATGATGAGGAAAGACTCCAGAACTCAGATGAAGAGAAAATGCAGAACTCTGATGATGAGGAAAGGCCACAGGCCTCAGATGAGGAGAAGATGCAGAACTCTGATGATGAGGAAAGGGCCCAGCACTCTGATGAGGAGGAGCAAGAGCACAAATCTG AGTCTGCAAGGGGCAGCGATAGCGAGGATGAAGTTCTGCGAATGAAGCGGAAGAAACCAATTGCATCAGATTCAGAGGCAGAGAGTGACACAGAAGGGCAGAAAG AGCATGCAGATGTCATGGACCTGTTTGGAGGTGCTGATGACATTTCCTCAGGCAGTGATGGAGAAGACAAGCCACCAACCCCAGGACAGCCCATT gATGAGAATGGACTGAGTCAAGAACAGCAGGAAGAAGAGCCTATTCCAGAGACCAGAATAGAGGTAGAAATACCAAAAGTAAACACAGACTTGGGTAATGATTTGTATTTTGTGAAGCTGCCCAACTTCCTCAGTGTGGAGCCCAG ACCTTTTGATCCCCAGTATTATGAAGATGAATTTGAAGATGAGGAGATGCTTGATGAAGAGGGTAGAACTAGGTTAAAACTCAag gtAGAAAACACAATACGATGGCGGATGCGACGAGACGAGGAGGGGAATGAGATCAGAGAAAGCAATGCACGGATAGTTAAATGGTCAGATGGAAG CATGTCCCTGCACTTGGGCAATGAGGTCTTTGACGTGTACAAGGCGCCGCTACAAGGAGATCACAATCATTTGTTCATCAGACAAGGGACAGGTCTGCAAGGACAGGCTGTGTTCAAGACCAAGTTAACCTTCAG GCCACACTCTACCGACAGTGCCACTCACAGGAAGATGACTCTGTCTCTGGCAGACAGATGTTCAAAGACTCAGAAAATTCGTATTTTGCCAATGGCAGGCCGTGATCCAGAGTCTCAGCGCACAGAAATGATCAAG AAAGaagaggagaggctgagggcgTCCATCCGCAGGGAGTCGCAGCAGCGGCGCATGCGGGAGAAGCAGCACCAGCGCGGGCTCAGCGCCAGCTACCTGGAGCCCGACCGCTACGACGAGGAGGACGAGGGCGACGACGCCATCAGCCTGGCAGCTATCAAAAACAGATACAAAGGTGGCATCAGAG AAGAACGTGCTAGAATCTACTCTTCTGACAGTGACGAAGGCTCAGATGAAGATAAAACCCAAAGATTACTCAAGGCAAAGAAACTTAATAGTGATGAG GAAGGTGAACcttctggaaagagaaaagcagatgaTGATGACAAAGCAAGTAAGAAGCCTAAGAAATACGTGATCAgtgatgaagaggaagaagatgatGATTAA
- the LEO1 gene encoding RNA polymerase-associated protein LEO1 isoform X1, translating into MADMADLFGSDADSEPEHKDSDSGSDSDSENAGSGSNASGSDSDQDDDREAVKPSNKELFGDDSEDEGASHHSGSDNHSERSYQRSEASGHSEHEDNEQSDGDQHSASEAAHDDDEDDREHGSEEGSHHSEGDGSEKAHSEDEKWGKEDKSDQSDDEERQQNSDDEERQQNSDDEEKVQNSDEDERPQVSDDEERLQNSDEEKMQNSDDEERPQASDEEKMQNSDDEERAQHSDEEEQEHKSVESARGSDSEDEVLRMKRKKPIASDSEAESDTEGQKEHADVMDLFGGADDISSGSDGEDKPPTPGQPIDENGLSQEQQEEEPIPETRIEVEIPKVNTDLGNDLYFVKLPNFLSVEPRPFDPQYYEDEFEDEEMLDEEGRTRLKLKVENTIRWRMRRDEEGNEIRESNARIVKWSDGSMSLHLGNEVFDVYKAPLQGDHNHLFIRQGTGLQGQAVFKTKLTFRPHSTDSATHRKMTLSLADRCSKTQKIRILPMAGRDPESQRTEMIKKEEERLRASIRRESQQRRMREKQHQRGLSASYLEPDRYDEEDEGDDAISLAAIKNRYKGGIREERARIYSSDSDEGSDEDKTQRLLKAKKLNSDEEGEPSGKRKADDDDKASKKPKKYVISDEEEEDDD; encoded by the exons ATGGCCGACATGGCGGATCTGTTCGGCAGCGACGCGGACTCGGAGCCCGAGCACAAAG ATTCCGATTCTGGCTCGGATTCAGATTCTGAGAACGCCGGCTCCGGGAGCAATGCTTCTGGCAGCGACAGTGACCAGGATGATGACAGGGAGGCAGTAAAGCCCAGTAACAAGGAGCTATTTGGAGATGACAGCGAGGATGAGGGGGCATCCCATCACTCAGGGAGTGACAACCACTCTGAGAGATCCTACCAGCGCTCTGAGGCCTCGGGGCACTCGGAGCACGAGGACAACGAGCAGTCGGACGGGGACCAGCACAGCGCTTCCGAGGCCGCGCACGACGACGACGAGGACGACCGTGAGCACGGCTCGGAGGAAGGCAGCCACCATTCAGAGGGAGATGGCTCTGAGAAAGCGCACTCAGAGGATGAGAAGTGGGGCAAGGAGGACAAAAGTGATCAGTCAGATGAtgaggagaggcagcagaacTCTGATGATGAGGAGAGACAGCAGAACTCTGATGATGAGGAGAAAGTGCAGAACTCGGATGAAGATGAAAGGCCACAGGTGTCTGATGATGAGGAAAGACTCCAGAACTCAGATGAAGAGAAAATGCAGAACTCTGATGATGAGGAAAGGCCACAGGCCTCAGATGAGGAGAAGATGCAGAACTCTGATGATGAGGAAAGGGCCCAGCACTCTGATGAGGAGGAGCAAGAGCACAAATCTG TAGAGTCTGCAAGGGGCAGCGATAGCGAGGATGAAGTTCTGCGAATGAAGCGGAAGAAACCAATTGCATCAGATTCAGAGGCAGAGAGTGACACAGAAGGGCAGAAAG AGCATGCAGATGTCATGGACCTGTTTGGAGGTGCTGATGACATTTCCTCAGGCAGTGATGGAGAAGACAAGCCACCAACCCCAGGACAGCCCATT gATGAGAATGGACTGAGTCAAGAACAGCAGGAAGAAGAGCCTATTCCAGAGACCAGAATAGAGGTAGAAATACCAAAAGTAAACACAGACTTGGGTAATGATTTGTATTTTGTGAAGCTGCCCAACTTCCTCAGTGTGGAGCCCAG ACCTTTTGATCCCCAGTATTATGAAGATGAATTTGAAGATGAGGAGATGCTTGATGAAGAGGGTAGAACTAGGTTAAAACTCAag gtAGAAAACACAATACGATGGCGGATGCGACGAGACGAGGAGGGGAATGAGATCAGAGAAAGCAATGCACGGATAGTTAAATGGTCAGATGGAAG CATGTCCCTGCACTTGGGCAATGAGGTCTTTGACGTGTACAAGGCGCCGCTACAAGGAGATCACAATCATTTGTTCATCAGACAAGGGACAGGTCTGCAAGGACAGGCTGTGTTCAAGACCAAGTTAACCTTCAG GCCACACTCTACCGACAGTGCCACTCACAGGAAGATGACTCTGTCTCTGGCAGACAGATGTTCAAAGACTCAGAAAATTCGTATTTTGCCAATGGCAGGCCGTGATCCAGAGTCTCAGCGCACAGAAATGATCAAG AAAGaagaggagaggctgagggcgTCCATCCGCAGGGAGTCGCAGCAGCGGCGCATGCGGGAGAAGCAGCACCAGCGCGGGCTCAGCGCCAGCTACCTGGAGCCCGACCGCTACGACGAGGAGGACGAGGGCGACGACGCCATCAGCCTGGCAGCTATCAAAAACAGATACAAAGGTGGCATCAGAG AAGAACGTGCTAGAATCTACTCTTCTGACAGTGACGAAGGCTCAGATGAAGATAAAACCCAAAGATTACTCAAGGCAAAGAAACTTAATAGTGATGAG GAAGGTGAACcttctggaaagagaaaagcagatgaTGATGACAAAGCAAGTAAGAAGCCTAAGAAATACGTGATCAgtgatgaagaggaagaagatgatGATTAA